From the Fusobacterium ulcerans ATCC 49185 genome, the window AGCACCAAGTGGAGTAAATGTATCAGTTACAACACCAGGAGCTGTAGATAAAATAACAGTAACAGCACCAACAATAACAACACCAACAACACCAAGTGATAAAAATATAAATGTTACAGCACCAGCAACACCAACAGGATTTGAGCCAACTACTGTAACAGCACCAACAGCACCAAGTATCCCAGTTATTGTACCACCAACTATTCCATCGTTTGCTTCAAATGTTGTTTCAAATGGAAATGGAACAGCTAATCATATTGATACTAGAACTTTAAGTAATGGTGTTATAGAAATGGTTGCAATTAAAGGTGGAAATTTTAATTTAGTCAGAAATACTGCTAATACATGGACATATGAATATACTGGATATAGTGGAGCTAATGTCTGGGCTATAGGAGATGCTAAAAGTGATCTTCATGCAGACGTTGGATCAGGATTGACATGGAGCGGTTTAGCTAGAACTTCTACAGCTTCTGGTGGATCTCAACTAGGGTTTCAAAAATTGGTTGGGTCAGGAGCTCAATCAACAATGTTAAGCAATGCAACATTTCTTTATACTAGAGGAATGGAAAATGCAACTTCTAACCTAGGAGAATTTGTACATATGGATATTCATGGAGCTGCTGCACCAGCAGGTCAAAGAACAGGATTAGATACTGGAACTAATGGATTGAGTAATAAAACTGCCATTTTAGCGGCTTATGATGATGCTGGAAATAATATTAACTGGACTTATGGAACAACAAAAAATACAACAGCAGCTTCAGATAGATATACATGGATAAATAGTGGAAAAATAGTTATTGAAGGAGGAAACACTTCTCTTACTAACCATTATGACCATAGTTCAGCAGGAAGAAAAGCTATAGCTATGAATACAGGGGAGGTAATCTTTCAACCATATTTTAATGGAACTAATTATTTTCAAAAATATACTTCTGTATTCGTAATGTCTCTTGATGGAACTGGAGTACATCATATAATGTACAATGGACCAACAGGAAGCATAAAAACATATACTCAAACAGCTTCTATTTTCCTATCTGGATCTAGTGGTGCAGGAAGACCATTGAGTATTGTAAATAGAGGAACGTTAGAAATGTATGGAGAAAATTCAGCTGGAATTTTCCTAAAAACAGGTTCTGATAATGATTTATATTTTACTACTGATAACTTTGCTTTCAATAGTTCAACTAATACTGTAACTGCTGGAAGTTATAAGCCATTGAAGTTATTTGGAGATAAAAGTATAGGTCTATATGGGGCTGCTACAGATGGTTCTACAATTGGAAATTTTGCAGTAGATATTGGAGAAACTGGCAAAGGAAATCAGAATTTTACAACTTCTACAGCTTCTGGAACTACTAATGGAACAAACTTAACAGATTATAATATCAATCCAAGTGGTGGAACAAATAAAAATATAGAAGGATCTTTTGGAATAATTGCCAATGCACCTATGAAGCTTACAAGCCACCAGATAAGAATATATGATAAAACTGAAAATAATGTTGGAGTATATCCTAATGCTGATGTTGCACTTAATCTTGGAGGAGGAGAAATTTCTTTAAATGGTGGAAATACAAATATTGGTATTTTAATTAATGGTAAGGGAAGTGTAACTTCTACAGGTAATGTTTCAGTAACAGGTGGAGTAAAAAATATGGCTGTTTATGTTAAAGGAGGGACTTCTGGTCCTGCAGAAACAGTTTCAGTAAATAAAGTAACAGCTACAAATACAGAAGATTCAGTAGTTGTTTATGGAGAAAGTGGAGCAAAGATTACAGCAAAGGAATTAAATGTTGTTTCAAAAGTAGGGGCAAATCCAACAACTGGAAATGGAAAAGATACAGGAGCTGCTTTTGCTTCAGGAGCTAATACTGTTATTACAATTGATAGAGCAGCAACTCCTGGAAGTGCTAATATATCTATAACAGGATCAAAATTAGATGATGCAGACAGATATGTTGGATTTGGAGTTATGGCAACAAATGGTGGAGTTGTTAATGCTAAAAACAACTATATAAAGGTAGTTAATGGATCAACAGCAGCAGCATCTATAGGGGCAAACTCTAATATAGATTTATCAGGAGGAACAGTAGAATTTGATGGTTCAGGATATGCTGTTTATTCAGATGGAGTAGGAAAAATAAATTTAAGTAATTCTAAAATGATTCTTAAAGGAAAAGCAACAGCTTTTGATGTAGATATGCTGGCAGGAATACCACCTGTAACATTAGATGCAAATTCAAGAATTCATGTAGAATCAAATGATGTTGTTGTCTTTAACCTAAAAAATGCAACAGGACTAAGTACAAGTGGATTAGAAGCTAGTATAACTACAGCTCTTGGATCAGCTCTTGGAGGAGCAAATCTTTCATCTCTTATAGTTGCAGGTGGAGGTATTGACAAATACAAAATAGCTGCAGTTGATGGTGGAACAATTAGTATTGGAAATTTAGATAAAACTGGAATAGGTGCAGGAGGGGAAACTCAGGCTCAAGAAGATGGAAACTTCTACTATAACAGATTCTTAGGACAAAGACTTGTAGCAACAGCTACAAACAGTACTATTTCTGCCGTTCTTAATAATACTCAGGCTTCTAAATTTAACAACCAAGTAGTTGGATTGGAAATGAACTCAAGTAAATTGGCTACTTCTAATGCAGAAGCAGGAATAAATTTAGTTAACTCAACTATTATAGCTGATAGAGATGACAGCGGATCAGGTGCAATAGGAGCTTTCATAAACTATGGAGTTGTAACTGTAGATGGAACTAGCTCAATAAAGGTTGAAAAAGAAAGTAATGCAGCAAATGCTCAAGCAGTTGGTATTTACGCAGTAAATGGAAGTAAAGTTGATAATGCTGGAGAGATTGAAGTAGGTGGAAATCAATCTATAGGAATTCTAGGGCTGGCATATAGAGAAGATTCTTCTAGTATGCCAATAATTGACGAATTTGGTCCATCAGCACTGGGACAAGGTAAAGTTAATATTATTAATAATAAAAATATAGCTCTTAATGGAATAGGAAGTATAGGTATCTATGCAGATAATAATAAACCAACAGGAGTAAAAGGGGATGTACTTGTGACAAATACAGCCTCTGGAGTGATAACTGTAAGAAACTCAGATAGTATTGGTATCTATGGAGAGAAAGCTACAATTTCTAACCTTGGAAAAGTATCAGTTGGGGATGGAGGAGTAGCTATATATGCTAAAAATGGAACTGAAGTAACAGATCTAGGTACTTTGGATCTTGGAGCTGATGGAGTAGGGGTTATGGCTGATGGGACTTCTGATATAACTGCAACATCTGTAACTCTGACATCAAATAATACTGGAACTCTTGGAAAAACTGGTATCTTCTATAAAGGGGACTCAGGGACAGAAAGTAAAACTATAGGTGTAGCAGTAAATGCTTCAGCTTTTGATAAAGGGACTGCTATATATGTTGAAAATATGAATATCACTTCTTCGGGAACTTTAAATATAGGTAAGGAAGGAGTAGGTATTTTTGTGAAAGGAAATTCAACTCAAACAGGTACAAATACAGGAACTATTGATCTTACATCTGGAAAAACAGGTGCAGTAGGTATGTACACAAAAACTGCCAATATCCTTAATAATACAAGTGGAATCATAAATGTAAATGACACTTCTCAAATAGGTATGTATGCAGAAGGAACAGGAAACAAAGCAACAAATAAAGGAACAATAAATTTAAATGTAGACAGTTCTACAGGTATTTATGTAAAATCAGGGGCTATTACAGATATTGATACTAATGGTATAGTGTTTGCTGGAAAATCAAGTGTAGGAGTTTTTGCAGAAGGTGCTCAAGTAAACTTCAAAGATAATTTGATTCTTGCTAATAATAATGAAAATAAAAATATCTATGTTTATGGTAAAGGTGCTACTGTAGGAATTGATGCAGGTAAAACAATAACTGTAAATGGTGTAGCTACTCCATCAACAGTAGGGAATAAAACAGTTGGAATATATCTTGAAAATGCTGGTACTGCAAGTACATTTAATGGAACTGCAGGACAGCTTGCTGTCACAAATGAAGCAGTAGGTATCTATTCTAAAGGTAATAATACTCTAAATGTAAATGTTACTGCTGCTGGAGAAAAAACTACAGGAGTATTCATAGATGGAGCTTCTACAATAACAGGAACTGTAACTGCTACAGGATCTCCAACTGTTGGAGCAGTAGGAGTATATGGCAGTGGTGGAGTTGTAACTATAGGCGCAGGAGGACTTACTCTTAATACAAACTCTGGAAAAGGAACAGGAATGTACCTTACAGATGGAGCTTCTGCTGCTGGTGGAACAATAACTGTAAATAATACATTAGGTGTTAAAAATATAGGGGTATATTACAGTAAAGGAACTACATCTGGAACTGTAACAAATAATTCTGCTGTTTCTCTTGTTGGAAGCGACAGTATAGGAATATATGCAGCTGATGGAATAACACTTGTAAATAGCGCTAATATAACATCAACAGCTGGACAAAGTGACAGTATAGCTTCATATGTAGGAGGAGGGTCACAATTAACTTCAAATGGAACTATCGAATTATATGATACAGCTGGTGGAATAGGAATATATACAGAAGAAGGAAAAGGAGTAAATTCTGGGACTATAACATTAAATGGAACAGCAGGTTCAATGGTTGGAATGGTATCAGAAGCTCAAACAGGAAAAGTAGCTTCTATAGAAAATACAAATACAATTACTGTAGGAAATAATCTGGGAATGTATGTAGCAGGTGCTGGAATAAGTTCAGGAAAAAATACAGGAAGTATAGTTGCTACAACAGGAACAGGAGTATATGTAGATGGTGGAGGAAACAGCTTTGATGGAACTGGGGGAACTATTACATCAAATGCAGTTGGAATCTATCTAAAAAATACAGATACTAATAAAATAACAGCAGGAACTTTAAATATAGCTTCAGGAGGAGTTGGAGTATTTGGAGAAAATGCAAAAATAGATTTTGCAGTAAATGTTACAGGAACAGGAGCAGTAGGAGTTGCAGCTAAAACTAACTCTGTAATATCTGGAAATATAACAACTGGACAGGATTCAGTTGGAGTATACCTTCTTGATGATACTGTTGCATTTAATGGTGCTAATATAACAACTGGAACAAATAATTTAGGAACATCAGTAGGAATATTGTTTGATGCAGGAATAACTGGTGCATACACTATGAATAATGTAAGTGTAAATGCTAAAAATGGAGTAGGTATATATCTAGGTGGAGCTGGAATGACTCTTAATCACAATGGAAATGTAACTACTGAAAATGGAATTGGAATATATGTTCCTACAGGAACTACTTTAGCTACTGGTACATCAACTATGAATATTAATGGTGGAACTGGAGTATATGTAGATGGAGGAACTGCCAACCTTGGAACAGCTGGAAATCTTAAATTTAATTTCCTAGCTGGTGGAGGAATAGGAGTATTCAACAATGGTGGAACTCTTAATCTTGGAAACAACATAACTGTAACTGGTTCAGGATCACTTGCAGCTACTTCAAATGGAAGCCTTAATTCTACTGGAAACCTAAACATAGGAGAAGGTGCTACTGGAATGCTTGGAACATATGATTCAGCAATGACAGGACCTCAAAGTATATCAAATACAGGTGGAACAATAACAGCTGCATCTGGAGGAATAGGCCTTGCAGCAATAAAAGGAAGTACTAATCCTGGATTCCCAGTAACAATAACTAATACAGGGACAATCACTGCATCTGGAGTATCAACTACAAATACACCATCAATAGGAATTTACACAGATGTAGCAGATATAGCAAATACTGGAAATATTAATGTGGGAAGCAAAGGAATTGGAATATACTCTAACCATAATGGAGTTATGACATCAGTACAAAATAATAATATGACTATGACAGGAACAGATGGAATAGGAGTATATATTAAAGGAGCAACAAATGGACTTGTATCAAATAATATAAATTCAACAGGTTCAAGAAATACAGGGGTAGTTCTTGAAGGAGTAACATCAAATATAAATGCAGGAACTATTAATTTAAATAATGAAAGTGTAGGAGTATTGGCAACATCAGGAACAACTTCTACAATAAATGGAACTATCTCAGTTGGAGCTTCAAGCAGTACTAAGAGTGCAATAGGAATAGTAGCAAATGCAGGTTCTAATGTAACTGTTGCAGGAACAGCAGCTGTTGCAACTGGAAATGGAGGAATAGGAGTATACGCTGAAGGAGCTGGAACAACAGTTACAGTTGCAAATACAGGAAATATTTCAGTAGGAACAGATGGAATATATATGTATTCTAAAGATGCTACTCTGAATTTCACAGGAAATATCACGGCTAATAATCAAATAGGAATAGTAGCAGATGGTGGAACTATCAATGCAATGGGAGCATCAACTATAACTGTTCAAAATGGAGGAATAGGAGCATATGTAAAAAATGCAGCTCCAGCATTTGGAACAACAACAATAGCAGTACAGGCAGGAAATAGTTCTGAATATTCTATGGGAGTTTATTATGATGGAGTGGCAGCACTTGGAGCAGCTCCAATAATTACTCAAACAGGAAGCTATACTATTGGAATGGTGTTGAATAATTCAACAGGAACAACTGCTGGAGGAATTTCTATTGGAGGAACAGGAACAACAAATCAGGTAGGAGTAATGGCAAAAGGAAACTCTAATCTTACAGTGGCAGGACCTGTGACAGTAAGTGGAGGAGATAATAATATTGGTGTATATGGTGAAAGCAGTGCAATTACAGTTAATAGTAATATAGCAGTAGCAACACCAGGAACAGCAGCACCAAGTGGTGATCCAATGAAATACTCTTCAGTGGGAGTATTTATGGATAAAGGGTTATATGCAGGAACAGGAAATGTAACAGTTGGAAATAATAGTATTGGAATCTATGGAAAAGATTTAAATGGAGGCTCAATTACTCAAACTGGAACTACAATGACTGCAGGAGATAATGGAGTTGGTGTATATGGAACTGGTACAGGTACTGGAACAGAAAATATCAATTTGACAATGACTGCAGGAATAACACTTGGAAATAATAATTCTATAGGAGTGTATGCAAAAAATATAAATTCAAATGTTACAGGAGATATATCTACTGGAACAGATACAAGTATAGGGATTGTAAGCGAAGGTAATGGAAATATAACATATACAGGTGATATGGCTATTGGCAACAAGTCAGTGGGTATCTATAAATTTGATGGAACAGGAACTATAACTACATCAGCAGGTAATTGGAATATAGGAAATAATGGATATGGAATATTTCTTAAACAATCAGCAGAACAAAAAGTTACAATCAATAATAATGCTGATATGAGTTTAGGAACAGCATCAGTAGGAATATTCTCTAATGGAAAAAATGAAGTAAATAATACTGGAAATATAATAGTAGGAATGACAGATTTAAATGGAGAAACTCATGAGAATGTTCAAAAACATCTTAACTCAGTAGGTATATATGTTACTGGTGGAACAACAGCAACAAGTTCTGGAACTATCACAGTAAACTATGATCATTCAGTAGGAGTTTATGCAAGTGGAACAGGGACAAATTTCACAAATACTGGAACTATGAATATAGATAATGGTGGTGTTGGTATTATTGTAAGAGATGGAGCAGTAGCTGTAAATGCTGTAGGAGCTAACATTAATCTAGGAGGAACACTGGCAGCATGTGGAGCAACAACAGTAGGAATGTCAGCAGGAATGGGATCTACTATTATTAATAATGGAACTATTACAGTAAATCAGGGAGTAGGAATGCTCGTAGTAACTGGAGCAACATTTAAAAATAATGGAACTATTATAGTAAACAATGGAATAGGAATAGAAGGAATTGGAAGTACAGTAAATGCTGGACACATAATAGTAAATGGTGGGTCAGCTGTTGGATCAGGCGGTTTATCTACTGCTAGTGTAGGAGCTATTGAGATAAAACCAGATGGAACTATTAAAATCAATGGAAACTATACTTCTATTGGAGGAACTCTTTCTACAGCGGGATCTATCATAGTAGATGGAGCTTATGTAGATGTAACAACTGGAACACCACTATTTAATGCACACAGTGTAAGTGGAGAAGTAAATATACTTCCAAACTTTGCTTCAACAGGAAATGGTCGTACATATGAAATAGAAGGTTTTGTAAATACAGCTATGGGAACAATAACAGGAACAAAACTTACTCCTATAACATCACCTATGTTTGTAGGGAAAATAACAGATGATGGAAAACTAGTGTTAGTAGTAAGAGATTATACAGGATTGACTTTAGGTGAACAATTTAATGAACTGTATAAAGGGTTGGATAACTTAATTGATTATACTAATGGAAAAGGAAAAGATGCTCAGATTCTAAAAGAACTAAATGAATATCTAGGTCATTTCCATGGAGATGAATTTGAAAGAGAAGCTTCAAAGAAATTAGCTGAAACAAGAGGAGATATTTATGCAACTATTCAAGGAAGAATGCAGGATATCAACAGAGCTTTTGATAACTCTTTCTACGAACTTGAATCTTCATATAATCTGACTAAAGACAGCAGTAAATACAGTGTTATCTATACTGATGGAAACTATAAAGATGGAACATTAGGAATAGATGACTATGATTACAAGGTAATGGGACTTCTTTATATGAAAGAGAAAGAGGGAACAGAATATGGAAGTAAATATGGATATACATTAGGATTTGCAGGATCAAAGTTTGATTTTGATGATGGCGGATCAAAAGAGGATGTATACTCATTAAGAGTAGGAGCGCATAGAGTTAAAAATCTAAGTGAAGAACATAAAGTATCATGGTTATCAAGAATAGAACTTGGATACAACAGACATATTGCTAAGAGAAAGCTTGAGTTGGATAAAACTTATGAAAATAAGGGAGAGTACAATACTTACTCTGTAGCATTTGATAACAGACTTACTAAAGTTATGTATACAGACCTTTCTAGACAATTAGATGTATATGCTGATTTAGATTTAGAATATGGAAAAATAGATGACTTCAAAGAAAGTGCTGGAAGCAAAGGTGGACTGGAAGTACAAATCAAAGATAATGACTACTTCAGTGCACAAGCAGGAGCAGGAGTTAAAGCATCACAAAGAATCTATGCAGGAAATGATATATCTGTAAAAGTAACAGCAGATGTAAAATATGCATATGAATTTGGAGATAACTATGATGGAAACAAAGCAAGAATTAAAAATGGAGGGGAAGGGTATTACAGCCTAATCACACCAGAAGAGAGAGAAGGAAAATTAACAGGAAAAGTTGGACTTACAATAGAAAAAGCTAACCACATGGGAGTAACATTTGAAGTGGAAGCAGCAGATGAAAATCATAAAAATGATTCATCAATCAAGTATGGAGTAAGATTCAATTACAAATTCTAATTAATTAAAAAATATTAGACTGTTCTTAATTTTAAGAACAGTCTAATAATACTAAAGGAGGCAATATTTATGGGTGAAAGAAAAAAGAGAGGCCGCCCTTTAGGAAGTGGAGTAAAAAATTACTGTACTCTTGGGTGTCGCTTCACTGAAAAAGAATATTTATTGATTCAAAAAAGCTTAAAAAATCTAAAAGAAGAATATGGATCAAATAATAAAATAATCTTAAATCTTTTTAAAAAATATGGAGATAATCTAGAAAAAAGGAAAAAGAACACTACTTAAAAAATACTGTTTTGGAGGAAGATGATGATAAAATTAACAAAAAAAGAACTGGAAGCTTTAGGGGAAAATAAGGATGCGGTGGCTCAGCTTTTAGTAAGAAAAGCTATTCTTGCAGAAATGGAAAAGAAAGAATACACAGAAGAGGAAAAAAAATATCTTGAGGAAATGAAACTTAATATGGAGATTGAATTCTATTTAAATTCAGTAGCTCAAAAAACAGTTCAAATATATGATTACGAACTTTTAGAGGTATATAAAAACAATACTGAGGTATTGAAGGATAAAAATACTGTAGAAGTATATCCACAACTTCAACAGGCATTATTCAATCAGAAATTAGGAGAAGAAAAAGTAAAAGTCATAAATGCACTAGTTGAAAAATATAAAATAAATGATGTGTTAAAAGAATATATAAAACCAGAAGATGAAAAAAATAGGGGGGAAAGATGAAAAAAATATTAGTGGGATGCTTCTTAGCAGTATCAGCAATATCATATTCAGCAACAGATGTAATGTCAACATTTGAGCAGCTTGAACTTAATCTTCAGCAGTTAGAAGCTGAAGAAAGAGCTATGTATAATCAAAGAAAAGCAGAGGCTGAAGAAGCTGAAAAAACTCTGGCAGCTCAAAGAAAAATGTATGCAGAGATTTCAGAAAAAGAGAAGAGAATTTTAAGTGTAAAAGATAATAAATTCTATAAAACTCAATATCAGGAATTAGCAAAAAAATATTCAGAAGCTAAAAAAGAATTGGAAAAGGACATGAAAAGACAGGAAGAGATAATAAGCATATTTGAAGCTATTAGATAAAAGAGTGATGCTATGAAAAAGGAAGATAAAAGAATAGAAAAAATTTATAGACTGTTTGGATGTCGTTTTATTGAAGAAGATTTTAAGTATATAAATAAAAAATTGAAAAAAATAAAAAAAAGGCAGGAAATGTCAAATAGTGTAATACTTTTAGAACTTTTTAAAATATATAGTGAAGAAAATAAAAGAAAATAAAAAATTTAAAGCTGTGAACAGGAAAATTCACAGCTTTTTATAACTCTCAATATTTTAAATCAAGAATATTTTATTTTAGATATATTTTCCAGAAGAACTGATAATCTTTTGTGATTTAATTCTATACCTACAAAATTTTTATTGTTAAGATAGGAATTTAAACCTACAAGTCCTCTTCCCATGCAAATATCTCCAATACAGTTATATTCAATATTTTTACATATAAATTCTATTATTTTTTCTTCATCCATACCATCTAATTTTAGATTAAGCCTTTTTTCACTTCCTTGAACTATATAACAGATATTTTTATTGTTATTATAATATGTACTATTATAAAAGGTTACATATTTAAATAGTTTTTTCATTTCCATTATAAAATCTGCAAGGTATTCCTTCCCTATCTCAACAAAACAAAGTTTTGGTTTTATTTCACTTATTCTTTTAAAAAGAATTTTATAGAATTCTTCATATGTTTCTAATCTTGGTATTAATCTAGCTTTCATATAAAAGGTATTAAGATTTCTTAAATTCCAAGGGGGATCAATAAATAGTATATCTGCTTTTTTCATAAAATCAGGAAGTTCATCAGTAAGATCATGGACCATAATGATATTTTCATCTATATTGTATGGAACAGCAGATTTTATTGGGTAACTTATATAAGAACCACCATATTCCCATTTTTCAATCATCATCAACCTCCTGCATTTCCCAGCTTTTTGAATAAGCTTTATTTTTAAAAATTTCTGCTATACCTGTTATTTGTTTTAATCTGAAGACTTCTTCCTCTTCCATTCCTAGAGTATTGGCTAT encodes:
- a CDS encoding adhesion protein FadA; the encoded protein is MKKILVGCFLAVSAISYSATDVMSTFEQLELNLQQLEAEERAMYNQRKAEAEEAEKTLAAQRKMYAEISEKEKRILSVKDNKFYKTQYQELAKKYSEAKKELEKDMKRQEEIISIFEAIR
- a CDS encoding autotransporter-associated N-terminal domain-containing protein, yielding MRKNDIEKSLKRFLKRKVSYSLSLLIAFMITGGISLGAGITAEEIQETKSDLLTRIQTEREEIKRKIAENERLIKEYNSDFVELVRKGDFYSKPLFNSTQVFFTYQYLDNGKVKDRTDKEFKETIDAINKHYGTKSGRSLFRATGNVGKDKIMSGNGVAVDNEVFRETIEVGANIKPIEPELPMINPSVSVSVSAPTVNLGALPGTVSPTMPTMPTVTAPVVAVPTAPSGVNVSVTTPGAVDKITVTAPTITTPTTPSDKNINVTAPATPTGFEPTTVTAPTAPSIPVIVPPTIPSFASNVVSNGNGTANHIDTRTLSNGVIEMVAIKGGNFNLVRNTANTWTYEYTGYSGANVWAIGDAKSDLHADVGSGLTWSGLARTSTASGGSQLGFQKLVGSGAQSTMLSNATFLYTRGMENATSNLGEFVHMDIHGAAAPAGQRTGLDTGTNGLSNKTAILAAYDDAGNNINWTYGTTKNTTAASDRYTWINSGKIVIEGGNTSLTNHYDHSSAGRKAIAMNTGEVIFQPYFNGTNYFQKYTSVFVMSLDGTGVHHIMYNGPTGSIKTYTQTASIFLSGSSGAGRPLSIVNRGTLEMYGENSAGIFLKTGSDNDLYFTTDNFAFNSSTNTVTAGSYKPLKLFGDKSIGLYGAATDGSTIGNFAVDIGETGKGNQNFTTSTASGTTNGTNLTDYNINPSGGTNKNIEGSFGIIANAPMKLTSHQIRIYDKTENNVGVYPNADVALNLGGGEISLNGGNTNIGILINGKGSVTSTGNVSVTGGVKNMAVYVKGGTSGPAETVSVNKVTATNTEDSVVVYGESGAKITAKELNVVSKVGANPTTGNGKDTGAAFASGANTVITIDRAATPGSANISITGSKLDDADRYVGFGVMATNGGVVNAKNNYIKVVNGSTAAASIGANSNIDLSGGTVEFDGSGYAVYSDGVGKINLSNSKMILKGKATAFDVDMLAGIPPVTLDANSRIHVESNDVVVFNLKNATGLSTSGLEASITTALGSALGGANLSSLIVAGGGIDKYKIAAVDGGTISIGNLDKTGIGAGGETQAQEDGNFYYNRFLGQRLVATATNSTISAVLNNTQASKFNNQVVGLEMNSSKLATSNAEAGINLVNSTIIADRDDSGSGAIGAFINYGVVTVDGTSSIKVEKESNAANAQAVGIYAVNGSKVDNAGEIEVGGNQSIGILGLAYREDSSSMPIIDEFGPSALGQGKVNIINNKNIALNGIGSIGIYADNNKPTGVKGDVLVTNTASGVITVRNSDSIGIYGEKATISNLGKVSVGDGGVAIYAKNGTEVTDLGTLDLGADGVGVMADGTSDITATSVTLTSNNTGTLGKTGIFYKGDSGTESKTIGVAVNASAFDKGTAIYVENMNITSSGTLNIGKEGVGIFVKGNSTQTGTNTGTIDLTSGKTGAVGMYTKTANILNNTSGIINVNDTSQIGMYAEGTGNKATNKGTINLNVDSSTGIYVKSGAITDIDTNGIVFAGKSSVGVFAEGAQVNFKDNLILANNNENKNIYVYGKGATVGIDAGKTITVNGVATPSTVGNKTVGIYLENAGTASTFNGTAGQLAVTNEAVGIYSKGNNTLNVNVTAAGEKTTGVFIDGASTITGTVTATGSPTVGAVGVYGSGGVVTIGAGGLTLNTNSGKGTGMYLTDGASAAGGTITVNNTLGVKNIGVYYSKGTTSGTVTNNSAVSLVGSDSIGIYAADGITLVNSANITSTAGQSDSIASYVGGGSQLTSNGTIELYDTAGGIGIYTEEGKGVNSGTITLNGTAGSMVGMVSEAQTGKVASIENTNTITVGNNLGMYVAGAGISSGKNTGSIVATTGTGVYVDGGGNSFDGTGGTITSNAVGIYLKNTDTNKITAGTLNIASGGVGVFGENAKIDFAVNVTGTGAVGVAAKTNSVISGNITTGQDSVGVYLLDDTVAFNGANITTGTNNLGTSVGILFDAGITGAYTMNNVSVNAKNGVGIYLGGAGMTLNHNGNVTTENGIGIYVPTGTTLATGTSTMNINGGTGVYVDGGTANLGTAGNLKFNFLAGGGIGVFNNGGTLNLGNNITVTGSGSLAATSNGSLNSTGNLNIGEGATGMLGTYDSAMTGPQSISNTGGTITAASGGIGLAAIKGSTNPGFPVTITNTGTITASGVSTTNTPSIGIYTDVADIANTGNINVGSKGIGIYSNHNGVMTSVQNNNMTMTGTDGIGVYIKGATNGLVSNNINSTGSRNTGVVLEGVTSNINAGTINLNNESVGVLATSGTTSTINGTISVGASSSTKSAIGIVANAGSNVTVAGTAAVATGNGGIGVYAEGAGTTVTVANTGNISVGTDGIYMYSKDATLNFTGNITANNQIGIVADGGTINAMGASTITVQNGGIGAYVKNAAPAFGTTTIAVQAGNSSEYSMGVYYDGVAALGAAPIITQTGSYTIGMVLNNSTGTTAGGISIGGTGTTNQVGVMAKGNSNLTVAGPVTVSGGDNNIGVYGESSAITVNSNIAVATPGTAAPSGDPMKYSSVGVFMDKGLYAGTGNVTVGNNSIGIYGKDLNGGSITQTGTTMTAGDNGVGVYGTGTGTGTENINLTMTAGITLGNNNSIGVYAKNINSNVTGDISTGTDTSIGIVSEGNGNITYTGDMAIGNKSVGIYKFDGTGTITTSAGNWNIGNNGYGIFLKQSAEQKVTINNNADMSLGTASVGIFSNGKNEVNNTGNIIVGMTDLNGETHENVQKHLNSVGIYVTGGTTATSSGTITVNYDHSVGVYASGTGTNFTNTGTMNIDNGGVGIIVRDGAVAVNAVGANINLGGTLAACGATTVGMSAGMGSTIINNGTITVNQGVGMLVVTGATFKNNGTIIVNNGIGIEGIGSTVNAGHIIVNGGSAVGSGGLSTASVGAIEIKPDGTIKINGNYTSIGGTLSTAGSIIVDGAYVDVTTGTPLFNAHSVSGEVNILPNFASTGNGRTYEIEGFVNTAMGTITGTKLTPITSPMFVGKITDDGKLVLVVRDYTGLTLGEQFNELYKGLDNLIDYTNGKGKDAQILKELNEYLGHFHGDEFEREASKKLAETRGDIYATIQGRMQDINRAFDNSFYELESSYNLTKDSSKYSVIYTDGNYKDGTLGIDDYDYKVMGLLYMKEKEGTEYGSKYGYTLGFAGSKFDFDDGGSKEDVYSLRVGAHRVKNLSEEHKVSWLSRIELGYNRHIAKRKLELDKTYENKGEYNTYSVAFDNRLTKVMYTDLSRQLDVYADLDLEYGKIDDFKESAGSKGGLEVQIKDNDYFSAQAGAGVKASQRIYAGNDISVKVTADVKYAYEFGDNYDGNKARIKNGGEGYYSLITPEEREGKLTGKVGLTIEKANHMGVTFEVEAADENHKNDSSIKYGVRFNYKF